The Maniola jurtina chromosome 3, ilManJurt1.1, whole genome shotgun sequence genome segment gaacggctgaacccattctgacgggattttcacagacaagtagaggattggccagggagtaacataggctactttttaaccgactttcaacaatggaggagttgtgtttttctacctatgtacattgatatctccgagatttctgaaccgatttgcgtaattttttttaatcgataaaggaactttgcgacattgttccataaaaaatttggatttcaactcctcaatccagATGCTGCAGGGGCCCCATCACTAAAGCTGGTGGGATttggaaactgtcggttataaattgatatggaAGGTATCTATAACAGGTAAACACTTTGgctttgacctcgaggacccaattcctcaaccctgatgctgtaaggaattgcattcctaaatcctggtgatccctcgggatttttaaagtatcatccgtttaaatgtttttacgtggtagagaaacacgttgtatcccggggatgggctattacggatagaccacttttgtcctgggaaatcaaaagttcccacaagatttgttcgccctgactaagcaaccaatcaacttgatttttagcataaagatacttgaaaggacgcagagtaacataggctactttttatcatggcaagtcagagttcccacgggatttttaaaaatctaaatccacgcggacgaagtcgcgggcatcagctagttacaaaataaaacactccattttaattaatactgtttcaatctcaattaataaaaccactctaagtcctaaactattagactccacgttacaattttttttggtgaaaaataagtacatgtaagctttaattcacggtaaaaaaaaaatatttttattctggccaagttactcaaatatcgatttgaaatgttcacttccggtttactatacgttaaaaaatttaaatttagaattcgataaaaaaaataaaaatttcaactttttaactataataaacaatgctttttacttttttttacaaatgaattgtcacaaataataagcatccaaaaataacggacttcattcttagtaaatttttaaaagctcataactcagcaataaagcatcatacgaaaaaaacattgtgtgtatatatccacgtctactagaagtataactgaccagagtataaacaaaatccacgacctcacttttttttggctgtccgcttgacgtgaaatgccccacAATAGTTATGTGATGTGGATTGTCATTGTGAGTGAGTCAATAAACTAGCTCCTACTTCTTCGTAGTATAATAGTTAGTTACATTGCTTATGAATATCAacattttgtaacattttttttatttgaagagCCATAGCTCGGCTATGGCTCTTCTCTTCTTGAAGGGACTTTCAGCAACGAGAAGATACGATGCAGAGAGCGAGAATAACAACTTTATAATTTGATTAAGTAgtcataataattgttttttatgGATCAACTCTAGTGGATTCAAGGTCAAGTCAGAGCTCACTCTCTTTCACTCTGGCTATGATATCTGCAAATCTTACGTACTTTAATTTTTAGACTTTACAGTTAAAATTAGGCAGGTTTGTATGAGTCTCTTAAATCTGAATCGTTTAAATACGACGTCCAATGCTTGACATcggtctcttatagggacttccatacgccgCGTTGTTgcgccgcctggatccagcAGCTCCCAGACTCATTTCATGTTGTCCGTTAACCTAGTGAGGGTCTGCCAACACTGCCTTCTCTGGTGCGAGGTCAATTCCATCCCATTCCAAACCCAGTCTATCGATTCTTCGAGCTATGTGGCCCACCCATTGAAACTCCAAGCAATAGCTCTCTCCTTCGCCGGTTTAGTGACTTAGAGCTTTGTTATAAGGCCACAAAGCAACCAGTCTCAGATTCCTTCATCATGAATACATATGTATGTCATGATTGGCAACATGCACTATTGCTTTTGTCAACAGGCACTGAAGAATTTTGGATTTCTGTTGCACATATTCTCTTAACTAAAATGAGAGGTGTAAttgtattgctatccttttcatgaTGCTCGCTGCATGGAAAAAGGATTTGGAGCTGTCAATTTAGCTGAGCGAGATTTAAAGCTGTCAATTTAGCTGAGCTAGATTTAAAGCTGTCAATTTAGCTGAGCTAGATTTAAAGCTGTCAATTTAGCTGAGCTAGATTTAAAGCTGTCAATTTAGCTGAGCAAGATTTAAAGCTGTCAATTTAGTTGAGCTAGATTTAAAGCTGTCAATTTAGTTGAGCtagatttagaactgtcaatttAGTTGAGATTGTGTATGAGTACAACAGAATTATCCATAAATTCAATGATAATTTCTTAGTAAGAACAAATTCAAAGAACACACTATGGATCTCAGTATTAATGCCGGCGGGTATTCCATTCTGATACATTTGAAATATCAAGAAAGTACACATTAATGTCTCTGTATCATTATCATTGTAATAGGGGTAAAAATAGCGTCAAAGTGATACTTAGGTacgtcaatttaataaaaaacgtTTTTGACAGTATCGAGTTATTTAGTCTTTTGATATAAAGATTGTGCTCGTACCTAATGTATTAATACTAGCGATCGCCTGCGGCGTCGTTCCCGTGGGAATGTCGAATAATCCAGTTTGTtttcttgtctacattataaacgGAATCTCTTCATAAGCTTTCTAGATTCAatggtttgggctgggcgttgatgagtcaatcAGTGAGTCAGGCCTTCTTTTcattcaaaatcagttaaaagaaaaaaatccatttTCATAAGAATTTTCAGTAGTTAAGTTTTTCTAATGAATGTCTATGTACTTGTTACCCGACTATTTATAATTGAGTAATAAATGACAAAAATACTCAAATCGTTCTTGGAAACTGGTTCGTAtactataaaaatacataacataaatacattttatcttCGGCGTATTATTCACAGGAGGTAGGTACGTTCACAAACATGACGTCACCGCGTGCTTACTTAGGCATTCGGTTACGTCATCGAGTCGCtgcacaaaaaatataaatcctaatgCTTTTGCAGAGTTCATTTTAAATTTAACTTTGCAAAAAGTACTAAGTTTAATATTATATCACATAAATCATAaaccataatatacctaaatgtaAGTTTTTTATCTGCAATCTGatgaataatataaataattggtTTCAGACACATATCGTATATATAAATatctaattaatataataatatgacttAAATACGGATGTTGTATAGTCATTTGCTAGACATCTCAAACTACCAATAAAGCCCAGATCCATGTTATAAGTACAGAGATGTTTGTGAAATAAAGATAGTGAAGTAAGCCAATTTGTTATTTAACAATGATATATTATATCCTCCTAAATAGGTAATggcacctattttttttttacacaaatctCTAAACTAGGTAAACTAAGCTTAAAAGTTGTAAAGTTAGGTTATCCTTTACCTGAGAaacaatttgaaaactaaaTTTAGACTTTTTTAGTTTAGAGGCTTATGTACAACTAGGCACCAATGTAACTAACGATTGAAACAGGTTAGTGACACAATATGTTGCACACAAAAACGAAGTGTCATTCAACTAACCTGGCGCAAACGATAAAGGCGTCAGCGATACTTCACTTTCCAATCCTTTAGTTCCCATGCGATTTTCTGTAATTATTAGCAGGACTATGTACTTTTTGAAACTATACCTACTTCGTCGAAAAAATAACTGGGCTACTTAATAATTTCTTGGTACTCTTCACAATTTCAAAAATACATGAAACTTACCAGGTTAAATAGGAAACGATGCTTGCTTAAGAGAACAAGATGTATTTATGAACTGTTTGTATTGTACCAAACTGCATAAGATATACACATTAATTGAAGtgtccaaataaataaatgtttccaTACATATTAAGTAATTCTTTTATAGAACTTTTAAAGGAGTTTACACCTGTCAGAACAGTCATtagtacattaattattattatagttcctGCACTTATTTTTAAGTGCATATAATTTCATTTACCTGAGTTAACCCAtgggtattaaaaaaaataaagacttCTTTCTATACAACTGTTcatgatttataaaaaaatataatatgtgtgAAGTAGAAGTATAAGCAATATTAGATGGTTCATATATTTTGCACTACTTGACTCATTGATTTCTGGTGTATAAGGGCACATTCTTTATATCACTTTTGATTGCAAGGTTGACTTAGAAATGTAACACTTTAAtgcttttgaattttttcagtTGTTCAATCTCTTAGTTTTAAAATGCATAATTTGTATGTATTTACTCAAAAATGATCTACACCCAAATAGTTAGTTTCAAGAATTCAATTTGAATCAGAGGGTTGCATCCTTTTTGCGTAAATACCTCCAGTTAAAAGTATGATAATTTAATTAGCCACTTAGCATACCTGCAATTTCTGCACCACCAAGATCATTTAGAATTTTTCTATATGAAGGGCGACGAGTTAACATCTCTCTATATTTTCTTTTGGGGCTTTCATCATCACTACAACTATCGTCACTGCATGATTGTCCTTGTGCGCTCAATATGGTGTTTGGTTCAggtttaatctaaaaaaaaaaaactgtcaattACTCATCTGCACTGAGTGCTCCAGCAAACATTTCTGTCAAACAAGCAACTGTCAACAAAAAACATAATTCATATGGTGCTGCTCTGATTTTACACATATCTCTAAACTAACAAAATTAGTAGGACAACATGATAGGATAGGATGATGATGATCCTTTTTTCTTCCAGAGGGAAAGGGTTAACCCTAGTTTTATtaaatctgtcaatttagttgtGTACAACCAAATTTACACcaattttaaactaaaacatATTAATCAAACTAATttatatgtatggatggatgtctATGGATGGGCCTTTGAAAATCCtataggaactctgattttccagtataaaagtAGCCATTGTCCATTTCTAGTATGCAAGGTATTTCAGTACCTTTATAAAATGATGAAAAGTGAAAAGtaacagacactttcgcatttataatgttagtatggttCACTAATAATGTTACTAAGTGATAAAACTAAAGTTGATTGATCTAAAGGACTACTCATCATCATTGGaatattttctacttttaagaattaaaagaaataataacCTATTCATAAAAAGAGACACAATTCTAATTCagtaaatacattaaaataaaatcaaaacaaaaaatatcaaaCCTGTAATGTCTGCAAAGTTCCCTGGGTAGTGTGTATAACTGAGCTTGGTTTACTAACCAATATAACATTTCCTTTGGGCAATTGCACTGGCTGAATATTAGATGCTGTTTGGATAACAGACTGTTGATTAGGTTGTATAACTGATTGCACCTGTAAACAAAACATGTGATaaaaaactttgaacttgttaTCATAGTAAAAAcatccattaaaaaaaatgtatccatgcctatattttcattaataaatgTATTACTGTCACAACGAACCTATGAATATAAACTAATTTTCTTATCAGTTTGCCTAAAGGTTACATGTTTACAATGTCAAATCAAAATAAACACCTGTGCGGAAGGCGCTTGTGTGGGCAGCGTGAGTTGCACGATGCTGGTGACGACGGCGTGCGGCGCGCTGCTGGAGCCCGCGCCCGACAGAGGGTCCGCGACGCCTGCTGCGCCAGACGTGCCGTTCTCCTCGACCATTCCGTCCATGCCCACTTCGCTTACCTAAAAGATTCAAGGTCACCATTCTGTGTATTCCTTGAACTTCTGGCACACTTAAAACTTGTAAAATTATGCGCCGATACTATTATCAGCTTTGAATACAGATACACTTGATATCGAGATATTCTAAAAGGGAATCATCGCGTCATAGTTAGGAAATTTTCCTATTGCGTCTATTAGCTCACACGCAACATATTTTTCCAAGTTTGGACTCATAAAGATTTCATTTGATAAAACAGTAgcgtatataatatccacatctgAGAACCCAATGTAAGCGACCGTGACAGACCGCAAGCAAGATGTCTTCAGTACGAGCACTCACCAGTTACGTATTCCTCGTCACCGTATATGCTGCGTCCGGAGTGGGCGAACGGGACGGTACGTAGTAGCCACGTCAACTGCGAGAAGACTCGTCACTGGCGGAGACCTATGATCTTGTATGCGTCATAACAATATGGCCGAAAGGCGAAAATAAAAATTGGAGACGCATGCGCTCTTTACTTTCTCAAGGATTACTCTATTCTCTATGAAAATATTTGACAACAGGAAGTCGAAACCACAGAACTCATGGGTGGTCATTGGGTGGTTGTTGTGGTAGCCCAGCCAGCAGCCAGAAGTACTATAACAGTTTATATCTTCTAGAGTATAAAGCACACTTACTTTGCGACAAGGATTTTTTGGCGCGTGGCTAAAATCTGAACTAACGCCGCCATATTGTTAAATTGTCAGGCGGTTCCCTTGTACTTTGTGTAGCTAAgtaaaaaattagaaattcacaaatttttttttaaataaggaaTTCTAAATACCTGACATCACGATATATCCTGTTAATAGATGAAGCATAAATATGTCTTCATCTTAAAGCTATATTTAGCAACAGGCAAATATAGTATTTGATCAGGTAGACATGATAGATTGCAATTCCATGGCTTactaattgtttttatttttctttaaattcgaTGTGGCAATGGGGACGGCTTTCCCAAATTTCtcattctgttaaaatattataaaacttattcGGTTTTTAACATTgatattttcaacatattctctaaaattgaggagattttatttgctggcaggCTTTGTTCTACTTTTTCTAATACACTACGCCCAACTACGCCTCCCTGTCAATGTCATAGCATTCAAATGCCAAAAGACCTAAAATGTCGTAGGTACGGGACaggtctgtgttggcgtttgccgacgcgcgtgcggtgcctttttgcagtgtttttttttttttgttaaaagtggctggtttttgctGATGTTTTTGGTGATGGACTGACTGGGAACTGGGCCGTGCGTgtatcggcgagcgccggcacagacaaggtccatacttttttttctctcgtctggcttcacAAAAGCCCATACTTAGTTATATAGTTTCCCCattttccctaacttgttaataactacaaacttgacattggctaatctttgtaaagccagacaagagaggaaaaaaaaaagaaaaaattgtcaAATTATCAACTGTCAAGTGTGGTCAAGTGTCAACTTGTCATGTCATTTTTTTGGTGttttattctttaaattgaatagaaaataaataaaaaatgtcagCATTAAATAATATCTTTCAAATCGTATCAGTGTAAATAATTATCAAGAGGAAACTTTATTTTCTAAACCTATTATTACTTTCTTTCTAAAATATGAAACCTTTGGATACAATATAAGAACAACAATGTCTTCAAGCATTTATGAAAAAATTCATAATAAAGAAGGCTCCAGGCCTTATAAATGCTGCGAATACGCTAATAAAGTGTCTATAAATCTTAATCATTTTAGAAGAGATGGTCGATTTTGTGACATTGACTTGATATCTGGAAAAACTAAAGTGCGAGTGAGAATGACCtttttatattacaaattagtaaataataacgTAACATTTTTGTAACTTCGATCATAGAACTGCTTTAGGTTTGACTGAATGTCGTTTGAACATCATAAAACTACAAGTCTTTTTTTGCTTACAAgacctaggtacatatttataaaaatctgaGCCTTggtgaaattttattttactggaAGTATTAAAAAATGGCAAAGCATTTTTATGGTCGATTATACATGCATTGgaaagtaaaaaaatgttatggaagTAGGCAGATGGTCTCTGTGAATAATCCCCTAACTaagtcaagtcaaagtcaattaTTATGTTCTTGATAGTTAAAAACACAAAATCTGGTATATTTTTGCTTTGTATTATTTGTCATTTTATACAACAGAATTACCCTATTGCAAATAGCTTAAGTGGTACTTGTACAAATCAAATTTATGAAACTGTGTGAAGTACATGGTATAAAAAAGTAGTATTTTGTTATTGAAAATTCAGTTACAGAATTACTGCTGTTCTGTCTGAAATTTTAGTCAAATTTGTAGCTATGGGAAATTTCATGTGTAAGTATAAAGTTATTAatcaatatatatatatatatgtaaaatatatatatatatatatatatatatatatatatatatatatatatatatataaaatatagatttatttttgcttagctaaaaaaaaagaaaagagtgACCTGAAAATcatgaaaacaaaaaatgtaaataacagaTCTACTATTTAGGGGATTGTATGTAAGGGACCATCAATGTATTAACTTTAGTTTAAGtgtgttataaaatatattaatatattggTACAATACAGGCACACAGAGTAGTACTGGCAGCCAGCTGTGAATATTTTGATGCAATGTTTAATGTGGGCTTAGAAGAGAGCCAAAAGGGTCGGGTAGTATTACCTAGTGTTCCTCCTGGCATTCTTCCTTTGATAATTGACTTTATATATACTGGTAAGTCATTATTAAAATAGATTATCATCAAACCATTACTGGGCACTTActagcccactactaagcataGTTCtagagaagagtttaggccatagttcaccatgcttgctttttttattaatttttgtgtaCCTGGATTTTAACCTTGGACCCCCAAATAGGAGGCTGGGGGGCCACTCCACTATCAATGCATTATTAAAGTAATTAGTTTGTTAATAACTAGATAATATATACTATGGTGCTGGGGACTTAGTTTgtgttgatttagatttttaaaaatcctgtggtaaATCTTTCAatttcctggataaaagtagtctatggtCTTATCCTGTAtgcaatctatctctatttACTAATTAAAAGATGCATTTGCCCTGTCATTTATCTGCCCTACCCCTACAGTGTTTTATATGGGCTATACTAGATTTGTTTCGTCAcgccttcattcagcttcacatGCTCCACCATAGTTTCACTACAGAGATTGCCCGTTAACTTGGCTCGCCACTTTCACCTTTTGCTGCACTAGACCTCATGGGTTTGCTTCATTCAGGATTTCTTTTGCAAGCTTCTGGCTTTGAGCTTTACAGAAACACTAGCAGACTGTGTAGAGATGGAGTGCTCCGATTTTGTTCTGGATCACATTTGACCTCATCTAATATGCATTATTTATGAACTTATGGTAATTTTATCAAGTGAAGAGTTTTGACTGGAATTTTAGCCAAAAACTTTAATAACCAACTACTATATCCAAAAGTCCTTTTAAGTGTGTCTTTAAGTTAAAAGTGATTTTGGTTTTCACATAAATTTTGATTGTAacatcattatattatatttctatgaaGATCCAGTGCCCATTTATTTACAGGTGAAATTGTGATTGATAAGGCTACAGTACAACATTTGATGATAGCGGCTGATATGTTCCAACTTCGGGAACTGGTGATTGGTTGTGGAGAATTTTTAAAGAGAGAACTGCACCCTTCTAATGCACTAGGCATttttaggtaatattttatttttctttatcaaTACACACAGTCAATATTTCAATGATAGTCTTTGAGACTTTCAATGATTGTTGAATGTTATTTGTATTATGTATAGTAAAACATCAGTTAAAATATATGGatacaaatattttacaatttatttattggacCTACTTCATATTTGAATTCATATCTTTTCAAGATCTGTTTGTTCTTTATTAAAGGTTTGCAGAAAATCACAATTGTACTGAGCTTGCTGAAGAAGCATTGGCACATGCTCAAGCTCACTGGAATTTGGTAGCAAATGGTGAAGAATTATTAGAACTGCCCCTGCAACAACTGCTCACACTCTTATCTTCAGAGCAACTTAAGGTGGACAATGAAGCTCAGGTATTAAAATAcagcattttattttttctttctgtaattttctttaagtactaacattagatgatgatgacgtctgtgactttgtctgtgtggatttacgttttataaaaatttcaaaagaacaATCGATTTTCTGGCCTATATCCACAAGATGCAAGCTCTCTGTACAACATAAATAATGCCCTTGACTTTGGTGACTTAGAATTAAATGCAGCTAAGACTTTACTAATTTACTTAGGTACTGTATCCAGCTTTAAAATGGCTTGAACATGATCCATCATCAAGAAGACGCCATTGTTTTGAAGTTCTAAGCCATGTGCGGTTGCCACTTATCTCGCCACAAGTGTTGGATGATACCATTAAAACTGTGCAAGATCCTTCTATAGCAGTGGCTTTGAAAACAGTCAGAGTGGATATGGTAATTTTTTCACTATTTCATCAAAAATAGGTTATGATACTTAAGTTTAATTTGTGGCAGAAATACATTTGCAAAAATTGACCATATCACGTTTGTTCTTCGATTACGGGTACGCActacgcacttctaacttttaaaACTTCAGAGTTATGtgggttttaattaattaaatatcactacggtgaaagaaaacttgttgaggaaacctgcatgcccgagagttacGTTACCTCCATAACcttttcaaaggtgtgttaagtctgccaatctccACTTGACCAATGTTGTAGACAATAgtcaaactcttctcattccgcgaggagatccgtgctcactAGTGAGCCAGCatgggttgataatgacgaACCACATGTCAAGGTTGAGTCACACGCTGAGTTTAAGTtgataaaataagtaagtaatttaaaaaatttcaaaaacccCCACTGCAGTTTGCACTGTATCTCTTACAGCCTGCACATTAAAGCGCacaaaatccgccattttgattttttaagaattttgtgacgctcgcgccatcaagacgaatctaatgagtaatgacgtatcatttatcaaaatcggttgagccgttgcaCTATGGGGCGGACGGGCTAATATCGCctcgaaattcaatttttccAATAGTCTCACACAAACAAAACAACTATTGTTCCTGATTCCTAAAAGCCTATATTTATGAGTTCCGtagactttttttttactagtCTTTCTGTTAATTTATTATGACACCTCAAACTTGAGTGTTCATAGTCAACTATTTTGATACGTAATTTTAAGTGAAACttagaatattattaaaaaaatttttagtcATGATTTTAaggattatttaattttatttgctttgttAACAAtccatttaaataattaagagctaattgtaataaatttcaagtgggaaatatataaaattaaattgggaATTAATGTCACCGAATTTAGTGCATATAAAATGTTTCGCTAGACTTTTAACAATTTGCGAATTTTGCCGAAGGTTGGATATAGTGGTATTCTTATTAGTTAATTAATGTActttaagaaaatataataattggcTGCTTTAATTTGCCCCATTTTGAAAAATCAGCATTTTACTATGGAACGGCAGTAtgaaaatattaacatttaatttCCTGCGTAAATTGTTCCATTCTTAAAATTTAAGTTTTcttatttaaagttttattatatttctgaGTTATTATTCTGACACTAGCTAGCACCCAGAACTTCACtcgtaaatattttgaattcaaataaataagtacttattatattaatgtGCGCTAGTTACATTATAAGCAAAAACATATCGTGAGAACGGTTTTTGTGGTGAACATGTAAATCATAACATTTGTTTTTCTTACAATTATCATAATTTTTGCATGTAACACATAGATAGATTAcacgtaaataaaaaaagaaatgtctCCGTCAAGGAAGCGGAAATTCCAACCATGGAAAATGCAAGAAGGTTGGTTTGCTAAATATGCATTGTGCTGCTAATATAACTGAAATTAAAGAAGAACTGACTAAAGAATTTTTCATTCTAAGCGGAAACCAATAGATTCAAACTTATTTGGTGACTACACAAGGGCTTTAGCAGAATTTCATGTACCTACAAGAATATGACTGATACTACATGCCTTCTTCTGTGCATAAAGTTCTAATTCAcggagaaaatattataaaatagtatTCTTTCTTACTAGTGAGACAGCTTTCAGAAGATGGCCAAGAAAGGAGAAACAGAGATTACAAATCTATCCACTTACATCATGCGAGAAAGTGCTCACGATCATCGACAAATGAGGATGTTGTATTTCTAGTATGAGTAGTTCTAAGGTAAATAAATTATGGAATTGGAAGAAGCAAAAGCATTTCTGCTAACAATTCAGGATTAAAAGGATgttagttaatttttattattatagcttcAACAGGCATGCCATAATCGGCAACTAAATACATATCacgttgtttttattattttttaagtattttaatgcacggtttttattttatgtataaataaacatgtatttataaattatttacgtAAATAGAACAAACGATATTATGAATATATTGCAATTAATTGCCAACTGTGTTTTTATTACGAAAATTTATATATTTCTgttccaaaaattaaaaaaatctttacaaaatataaaactgtAATTATTCATCTAGTATCATATCAATTTTCATCTTAATATTCCTaatagtttaaaagttattgaaTTTCGAGGTGAAATCGACCCGTTCGCCCCAGTGTGCGTTgggttcaaccgattttgataaatgatatcAAGCATTGCTCATGGCTTGTCGGTTTGGTTATTAGAAGTCGGGTCGCGGCGCGCTGGTGGCGCTGGCGGCGGAGCCCAgggcgcgcgcgcgccgcgtgcTGGTGGTGGCGGGCGGCTCGTGCCACGACGCCGCGCCGCATCCGCCGCACGCCGCCGATAACATTCTCTCCTCTGTACTCAAATTTGACTTGCACAAACGGTCAGTTCTTTATAATTTTTGGTTTCCTGATTTGCTAGGggttggaatactcttccgatATCATTTTATACTAAAATCCCGGTATCTTTTAAACAAGAGTGATAGGCACCTTATAGGCAAACGCAGGACGCGTTTCGCAGGACTTAGGCCACATCAACACTTCCCATCAGGTGTTCAAGCAGGTGcctattttagtaaataaaaagcacttggctgcaatcgacctgctggcaagtgatggtgGAACTTAAGGTGGAGCACGTTTGCAAGGAAGTAGTctgttcactcttgacttgaaggtacctatattaaaatttaatagagGTTCACtcattattaaaaaagttaacgtttacattattattacatta includes the following:
- the LOC123880855 gene encoding actin-binding protein IPP isoform X2 — translated: MSSSIYEKIHNKEGSRPYKCCEYANKVSINLNHFRRDGRFCDIDLISGKTKVQAHRVVLAASCEYFDAMFNVGLEESQKGRVVLPSVPPGILPLIIDFIYTGEIVIDKATVQHLMIAADMFQLRELVIGCGEFLKRELHPSNALGIFRFAENHNCTELAEEALAHAQAHWNLVANGEELLELPLQQLLTLLSSEQLKVDNEAQVLYPALKWLEHDPSSRRRHCFEVLSHVRLPLISPQVLDDTIKTVQDPSIAVALKTVRVDMKSGRGALVALAAEPRARARRVLVVAGGSCHDAAPHPPHAADNILSSVLKFDLHKREWEELAPMGIARIQPGVAMLSGRVYAVGGEQGSQILANGEVYDPQTDKWSNIAPMKEARCEFGLTAWNGNLFAFGGWVGSDMGSSVEVYDPASDEWTLTGQMPEPRFGMGVVHFEGLIYVVGGCTHTWRHTRDLLCYTPAARTWRALAPMRHARSQAAAVVLGAHLYVIGGNAPRRTVLASVERYSFDDDSWEEVASLKEARAGCAAGAADDMLLAAGGDSECAGERAFYRARTTLASVEMYDAAHDVWQPAPPLPHSRAEAGAALL
- the LOC123880855 gene encoding actin-binding protein IPP isoform X1 yields the protein MSSSIYEKIHNKEGSRPYKCCEYANKVSINLNHFRRDGRFCDIDLISGKTKVRAHRVVLAASCEYFDAMFNVGLEESQKGRVVLPSVPPGILPLIIDFIYTGEIVIDKATVQHLMIAADMFQLRELVIGCGEFLKRELHPSNALGIFRFAENHNCTELAEEALAHAQAHWNLVANGEELLELPLQQLLTLLSSEQLKVDNEAQVLYPALKWLEHDPSSRRRHCFEVLSHVRLPLISPQVLDDTIKTVQDPSIAVALKTVRVDMKSGRGALVALAAEPRARARRVLVVAGGSCHDAAPHPPHAADNILSSVLKFDLHKREWEELAPMGIARIQPGVAMLSGRVYAVGGEQGSQILANGEVYDPQTDKWSNIAPMKEARCEFGLTAWNGNLFAFGGWVGSDMGSSVEVYDPASDEWTLTGQMPEPRFGMGVVHFEGLIYVVGGCTHTWRHTRDLLCYTPAARTWRALAPMRHARSQAAAVVLGAHLYVIGGNAPRRTVLASVERYSFDDDSWEEVASLKEARAGCAAGAADDMLLAAGGDSECAGERAFYRARTTLASVEMYDAAHDVWQPAPPLPHSRAEAGAALL